From one Anopheles bellator chromosome 1, idAnoBellAS_SP24_06.2, whole genome shotgun sequence genomic stretch:
- the LOC131215345 gene encoding A disintegrin and metalloproteinase with thrombospondin motifs adt-1 yields MCRRRVKCAHQTVVETTVRPHIVAFLVIVTVLMQHSIVCIHLDIERVDYLILNNIKIDEKNLYKYIDKHEQLMLFGGSPKDDFTIISVHQRKRAARSWPGIGHLHFNMGGAGANFSLQLQKSDILIDDSFVFLKHYDNSTVLLDDSYDRIMRYKDCFYRNERAAFDLCEGNVRGLVRSNETNIIIHPLPERFGKRAHILLNKDKLQDTRSIAELPVAVQTHGRRHKRQLDGISVVPDVLHIETAIFIDKDLYRHMVKNYPKNTEGYLIRFILTMINGVQILYNHPSLGHTINFILKRLEILHNDPQDLRRSIDIDVYLNSFCGWQRKLNPISDADPVHFDHAIILTGLDLFVVNKNGKSSNQVVGLAPVSGMCTATSSCTINEGKHFESVFVVSHEIGHNLGMRHDTSENNCDPTLYIMSPTLGSGKTSWSSCSRNYLNAFLKTSQATCLFDRGHYELLLDHTREGKLPGERFDADQQCLLKYGKDSVRSKTQDLTDICRDLHCQRDRYTWTSHPALEGTSCGKAMWCRSGVCTSKITSLSAHPNGQRITAFKTIDKKTFLEGIRLASLKQDLTKAISVIPTWSQWSDPTECVSGCLYGESGRLKEGSTGLRQFTRTCLDKRKHCSGSSRKYETCLNKQCYNIARITVSEFSNQICGRAQEFDADIIGYGLQKAVLDAEDACKVFCATKSGTPKTKSWIYPDGTRCQLLDGNQQDTYYCVSGRCELFDCNNTTNNYYRLHAMLCPSSYDVERISNSIYRENHRDYKEFRLTQKSVSTNQIAERMTTITQGTRSSQYLVDMCVVTGKPNGDSYITDHYNARDAQALHSTRLSEFESRNLSREVKSACYFGCVEDTKGIQLVTTSEGSARIKLCNVNTIACDSVVSMNEFATQLCKRYQKRVRGLSGNGMQIAATAANPDRSCRIACQDLFLSHRFYFVNGEQGLFPVGSRCNHNQQNRYCVNGKCLLFGNDGMPVNDSNAHGSPNRIRRSATQSDKIFEYFLPSSVTKQINLAFMKALIAGISQTYAADDTTVEDGINFGNPVDLLDPVA; encoded by the exons atgtgtcgccGAAGAGTTAAATGTGCGCACCAAACAGTGGTCGAGACCACTGTGAGACCGCATATCGTGGCATTTCTTGTGATAGTTACGGTACTGATGCAACATTCTATAGTATGCATTCACTTGGATATAGAACGAGTAGACTATTTAATATTGAATAATATTAAG ATAGACGAAAAAAATTTATATAAATATATCGACAAACACGAACAACTAATGCTGTTTGGTGGCAGTCCGAAGG ACGACTTTACGATTATAAGCGTACACCAAAGAAAACGTGCAGCCAGATCATGGCCCGGTATTGGGCATTTACACTTTAATATGGGAGGCGCAG GTGCCAACTTTTCACTACAGCTACAGAAATCGGATATTTTGATAGACGATTCGTTTGTCTTCCTAAAACACTACGACAACAGTACGGTCCTCCTAGACGATTCCTATGACCGCATAATGAGGTACAAAGATTGTTTCTACCGAAATGAACGTGCCGCGTTCGACCTATGCGAAGGGAACGTTCGTGGGTTGGTCAGATCGAATGAAACCAATATTATCATACACCCGCTACCGGAACGATTTGGGAAAAGGGCGCATATTTTACTGAACAAGGACAAACTGCAAGacacgcgatcgatcgcggagCTCCCAGTAGCAGTCCAAACCCATGGACGGCGACACAAGCGCCAATTGGACGGCATCTCGGTCGTACCGGATGTGTTGCACATTGAAACCGCCATCTTTATCGACAAGGACCTGTATCGGCACATGGTGAAAAACTATCCCAAAAACACGGAGGGTTATCTCATACGTTTTATCCTGACCATGATAAACGGGGTTCAAATCCTGTACAACCACCCATCGTTGGGACACACGATCAACTTCATTCTGAAACGGCTGGAAATACTACACAACGACCCCCAGGATCTACGGAGATCGATCGATATTGACGTCTACCTCAACAGTTTCTGTGGCTGGCAGCGGAAGCTCAACCCGATTTCCGATGCCGATCCGGTGCACTTTGATCATGCCATTATACTCACGGGCTTGGATCTGTTCGTGGTGAACAAGAATGGGAAAAGCAGCAATCAAGTGGTGGGCCTGGCGCCCGTCAGCGGAATGTGCACGGCCACATCCAGTTGCACCATCAACGAGGGAAAGCACTTTGAAAGTGTATTTGTCGTTTCCCACGAGATAGGGCACAA TCTCGGCATGCGACATGACACATCGGAAAACAACTGTGATCCTACTTTGTACATCATGTCACCCACTCTGGGCAGTGGCAAAACCTCGTGGTCGTCTTGCAGTAGAAACTATTTGAATGCTTTCCTTAA AACATCGCAGGCCACCTGCTTATTCGATCGAGGACATTACGAATTGCTACTCGATCACACGCGGGAGGGAAAGCTGCCCGGTGAGCGGTTCGATGCCGACCAACAGTGCCTGCTGAAGTACGGAAAGGATAGTGTGCGATCGAAAACACAAGATTTAACCGATATTTGCCGGGACTTGCACTGCCAGCGGGATCGCTATACCTGGACCTCTCATCCTGCCCTGGAGGGAACTAGCTGTGGAAAAGCGATG TGGTGCAGAAGTGGCGTTTGTACATCGAAAATCACGAGCCTTTCAGCACACCCGAACGGTCAGCGTATCACCGCATTCAAAACAATAGACAAGAAAACTTTTCTGGAAGGCATCAGACTTGCCAGTTTGAAACAGGATTTAACGAAAGCGATTAGTGTAATTCCAACGTGGAGCCAGTGGAGTGACCCAACGGAATGCGTTTCGGGATGTTTGTACGGAGAGTCGGGAAGGTTGAAAGAAGGAAGCACGGGGCTGCGGCAATTTACGCGAACATGTCTCGACAAACG TAAGCACTGCTCAGGTTCCAGCCGAAAGTACGAGACGTGCCTCAACAAGCAG TGTTACAATATTGCGCGGATAACGGTATCGGAGTTTTCCAATCAAATTTGCGGCCGTGCTCAGGAGTTTGATGCTGACATCATAGGGTATGGCTTGCAGAAGGCAGTTCTAGATGCCGAAGACGCCTGTAAAGTATTTTGTGCCACAAAATCTGGCACACCGAAGACCAAAAGCTGGATTTACCCCGATGGAACTAGGTGCCAGCTGTTGGATGGAAACCAGCAGGACACGTACTACTGTGTGAGCGGTCGCTGCGAGCTGTTTGATTGCAACAACACGACCAACAACTACTATCGACTACACGCAATGCTTTGCCCGTCGAGCTATGATGTGGAGCGAATAAGTAACAGTATATATCGAGAAAATCACCGAGATTACAAAGAGTTCCGCTTGACCCAAAAAAGTGTGTCAACCAATCAAATTGCTGAAAGGATGACTACTATTACACAAGGTACACGTAGCTCTCAGTACTTAGTTGATATGTGCGTTGTAAC CGGAAAACCAAACGGCGATAGTTACATTACAGATCATTATAATGCGCGCGATGCGCAAGCTCTTCATTCCACAAGATTATCGGAGTTCGAAAGCCGCAACCTCAGCCGGGAAGTTAAATCAGCTTGCTATTTTGGTTGCGTCGAGGACACCAAAGGCATTCAACTAGTAACCACTTCAGAGGGCAGTGCCAGGATAAAGCTTTGCAATGTGAATACCATT GCATGTGACAGCGTAGTGTCGATGAACGAATTTGCGACTCAACTCTGTAAGCGGTATCAAAAGAGGGTTAGGGGTTTATCAGGAAACGGAATGCAAATAGCAGCCACCGCGGCCAATCCTGACCGAAGTTGCCGTATCGCATGTCAAGACTTGTTCCTAAGCCACCGTTTCTATTTTGTTAACGGCGAACAAGGCCTCTTTCCGGTTGGGTCACGTTGTAATCATAACCAACAGAACCGTTACTGTGTGAATGGAAAATGTCTG CTGTTCGGTAATGATGGTATGCCCGTTAACGACTCAAACGCGCACGGTTCACCGAACCGAATAAGAAGATCGGCAACACAAAGTGACAAAATCTTCGAATATTTTCTACCAAGCAGTGTAACAAAGCAAATCAATCTAGCCTTTATGAAAGCCTTAATCGCAGGCATTTCGCAAACTTATGCTGCCGATG ACACAACTGTGGAAGATGGAATCAATTTTGGAAATCCTGTCGATCTACTTGATCCAGTTGCGTGA